From the genome of Ananas comosus cultivar F153 linkage group 18, ASM154086v1, whole genome shotgun sequence, one region includes:
- the LOC109723996 gene encoding probable clathrin assembly protein At4g32285, translating into MAPSTIRKALGAVKDQTSIGIAKVSSNIAPELDVAIVKATSHDDEPADEKYLREILNLTSYSRGYVGACVATVSRRLGKTRDWIVALKALMLVHRLLSDGDPAFRHEILYATRRGTRLLNMSDFRDEAHSHSWDHSAFVRTYALYLDQRLECMLYERKQSNSGGGGGSNSGGSTYQSPRDRNWRSPSPSDYRDPDPYNYGSGSYGRSPDNNREERKPPTPLRDMKPERVLGRMHQLQQLLDRFLACRPTGAAKHSRMILIALYPIAKESFQLYADICEALAVLLDQFFDMEYPECVKAFEAYASAAKQIDELCAFYAWCKDTGVARTSEFPEVQRITDKLLETLEEFMRDRSKRPKSPPRAPAPAEPVSEEPVEDMNSIKALPAPEDWKEEEPEPVKEEVEVQEQPAKQPVADLVDLREEAVTADEQGNKLALALFSGPPAANGTNNSWTAFPTNGEPEVTSAWQTPAAESGKADWELALVETASNLSKQKAALAGGFDPLLLNGMYDQGVVRQHVSAQMSSGSASSVALPAPGQNTKVLALPAPDGTLQTVGGDPFSASLSFPPPSYVQMSDMEKKQQLLVQEQQVWNQYQRDGMQGQTSLAKLNNAYGYNPNPTMPYGMPMAYTANTGYYYPTY; encoded by the coding sequence ATGGCGCCGAGCACGATCCGGAAGGCGCTGGGGGCGGTGAAGGACCAGACGAGCATCGGGATCGCGAAGGTGTCGAGCAACATCGCCCCGGAGCTGGACGTGGCCATCGTGAAGGCGACGAGCCACGACGACGAGCCCGCGGACGAGAAGTACCTGCGCGAGATCCTCAACCTGACGTCCTACTCCCGCGGCTACGTCGGCGCCTGCGTGGCCACCGTCTCCCGCCGCCTCGGCAAGACCCGCGACTGGATCGTGGCCCTCAAGGCCCTCATGCTCGTCCACCGCCTCCTCTCCGACGGCGACCCCGCCTTCCGCCACGAGATCCTCTACGCCACCCGCCGCGGCACCCGCCTCCTCAACATGTCCGATTTCCGCGACGAGGCCCACTCCCACTCCTGGGACCACTCCGCCTTCGTCCGCACCTACGCGCTCTACCTCGACCAGCGCCTCGAGTGCATGCTCTACGAGCGCAAGCAAAGcaacagcggcggcggcggcggcagcaacaGCGGCGGATCCACCTACCAGTCGCCCCGGGACCGCAATTGGAGATCTCCCTCTCCCAGTGATTACCGGGACCCCGATCCGTATAACTACGGGAGTGGGAGCTACGGCCGCTCCCCCGACAACAATCGGGAAGAGAGGAAGCCCCCGACCCCGCTGAGGGACATGAAGCCGGAGCGGGTGCTGGGCCGGAtgcaccagctgcagcagctGCTCGATCGGTTCCTCGCCTGCCGCCCCACAGGAGCCGCCAAGCACAGCCGCATGATTCTGATCGCCCTGTACCCGATTGCTAAAGAAAGCTTCCAGCTTTACGCAGATATCTGTGAGGCTTTGGCCGTTCTTCTCGACCAGTTCTTCGACATGGAGTATCCCGAATGCGTCAAGGCTTTTGAGGCGTATGCTAGCGCGGCCAAGCAGATCGACGAGCTCTGTGCATTCTACGCCTGGTGCAAGGACACAGGGGTTGCGCGGACTTCGGAGTTTCCCGAGGTGCAGCGGATCACCGACAAGCTATTGGAAACTTTGGAGGAGTTCATGAGAGATAGGTCGAAGAGGCCCAAGTCCCCGCCGCGAGCGCCGGCCCCTGCCGAGCCGGTTAGTGAAGAGCCAGTCGAGGATATGAACAGTATTAAGGCGCTCCCGGCACCTGAGGATTGGAAAGAGGAGGAACCGGAGCCGGTGAAAGAGGAGGTGGAGGTTCAGGAGCAACCTGCCAAACAGCCGGTGGCCGACTTGGTGGATCTCAGGGAAGAAGCAGTCACGGCAGACGAACAGGGGAACAAGCTCGCGCTGGCTCTGTTCTCAGGCCCGCCCGCTGCCAACGGTACTAATAATTCGTGGACGGCCTTTCCTACTAACGGAGAGCCTGAAGTGACATCGGCATGGCAGACACCCGCCGCCGAGTCTGGTAAAGCCGACTGGGAGCTCGCTCTCGTTGAAACCGCGAGCAATCTCTCTAAGCAGAAGGCCGCATTAGCAGGAGGGTTCGATCCGTTGCTCTTAAACGGGATGTACGATCAAGGGGTGGTCAGACAGCATGTGAGTGCCCAAATGAGCAGCGGAAGTGCGAGCAGTGTTGCTTTGCCGGCCCCTggacagaatactaaagtgctAGCCCTACCCGCACCTGATGGCACGTTACAAACTGTTGGGGGCGACCCATTTTCGGCTTCTTTGAGCTTTCCCCCGCCGTCCTATGTACAGATGTCGGACATggagaagaagcagcagctgtTGGTGCAGGAGCAGCAGGTTTGGAATCAGTACCAGAGAGATGGGATGCAGGGCCAAACTAGCTTGGCAAAGCTCAACAATGCCTACGGGTATAACCCCAACCCGACCATGCCTTATGGGATGCCGATGGCCTACACCGCGAATACCGGGTACTACTACCCTACTTACTGA